The Planococcus versutus genome contains a region encoding:
- a CDS encoding general stress protein, with the protein MKSGNREFEIVYSESEMKTAVASLKAKGFNEQDIHVMANDKTIVESASDAGVHAEKANSISSSFKSLLRGKDSVGKELDRLNLNRDRADDYKREIEKGAILLYTDGQTGSTEDEHFSSLDDSNNPMDLESEPTGNATFGKAALAQENRSGDEIYTREVSREDQHARSINNDRSQDSRLKGDEIHPTAGLAKDEESIREKEFDHEPGLQTTEGEENLLREEGINRRQSEPSPGVDPNLGPAPFGRDSKEEKSLNDKQSSNFEHAKNPEEHREIESKKNKDNLNPPSQRFF; encoded by the coding sequence ATGAAATCAGGAAATCGTGAATTTGAAATTGTTTATAGCGAGTCAGAGATGAAAACAGCAGTAGCGTCTTTAAAAGCAAAAGGATTTAACGAGCAAGATATTCATGTAATGGCAAACGACAAGACAATCGTAGAATCCGCCAGTGATGCAGGAGTCCATGCAGAAAAAGCCAATTCCATTTCTAGTAGTTTTAAGTCTCTTCTTAGAGGAAAAGACAGTGTTGGAAAAGAATTAGATCGCCTAAATTTAAACAGAGATAGAGCAGACGATTACAAGCGTGAAATTGAAAAAGGTGCTATTCTTCTTTATACAGATGGTCAAACAGGTTCAACAGAAGATGAGCATTTTTCATCTTTAGATGATTCGAATAACCCAATGGATCTTGAATCAGAACCTACAGGAAACGCTACTTTTGGCAAGGCAGCTCTTGCGCAAGAAAATCGTAGTGGAGATGAAATATACACACGTGAAGTTTCAAGAGAAGACCAGCATGCACGTTCAATCAATAATGATCGTTCCCAAGATTCTCGCTTAAAAGGAGATGAAATTCATCCTACTGCTGGACTGGCAAAAGACGAAGAGTCTATACGTGAAAAAGAATTTGATCACGAGCCGGGTTTGCAAACTACAGAAGGTGAAGAAAATTTGTTGCGAGAAGAGGGTATTAATCGCAGACAAAGTGAACCTTCACCAGGTGTAGATCCAAATTTAGGACCAGCTCCATTCGGTAGAGATTCGAAAGAAGAAAAATCATTGAATGATAAACAGTCATCTAATTTCGAACATGCTAAAAATCCTGAAGAACATAGAGAAATTGAAAGTAAAAAAAACAAAGACAATTTAAACCCACCATCACAACGATTCTTTTAA
- a CDS encoding sensor histidine kinase codes for MAKKIDGKTPDSIFNTMLAEMEQARQDIFVISEESRLSYEQMKNELEDVRTEISAIINTGDFLEEKTRAARRRLAEVSQCFSSFTENQVSHVYKQANELQVQLSSNRSEEKKCRQKRDKLQRRLQILLQTIERAENLVTQLNIASSYLVSDFKNVDEAIDKNKTTQDYSLRIIEAQEEERKKLSREIHDGPAQMMANVLLRSDLIERTYREKGADSAFQEITALKEMVRQALTEVRRIIYDLRPMTLDDLGLVPTLKKYMDTIEEYNNGIRLNFLSNGKEERLPNNYETAIFRLVQEGISNAIRHGKSSEISVEMKWLKDQVDINVTDNGTGFDQEIVKHQSFGLVGMKERIELVEGNFLINSSPGNGTVLMFHIPFKKGM; via the coding sequence ATGGCAAAAAAAATTGATGGAAAAACCCCTGATTCTATTTTTAATACAATGCTTGCAGAAATGGAACAGGCAAGGCAAGATATTTTCGTCATTAGTGAAGAAAGTCGTCTAAGTTATGAACAGATGAAAAACGAGCTAGAAGATGTTCGTACAGAAATCTCAGCTATCATTAATACAGGAGATTTTTTAGAAGAAAAAACGCGAGCCGCGCGAAGACGCTTAGCAGAAGTATCTCAGTGTTTTAGTTCTTTTACTGAAAACCAAGTGAGCCACGTTTACAAACAGGCAAATGAACTTCAAGTCCAATTGTCCTCCAATCGTAGTGAAGAAAAAAAATGTCGTCAAAAACGAGATAAGTTGCAACGACGTCTTCAAATTTTATTGCAAACCATTGAACGTGCTGAAAATTTGGTTACTCAATTGAATATAGCCAGCAGTTATTTAGTTTCTGATTTTAAAAATGTCGATGAAGCCATCGATAAAAATAAAACGACTCAGGACTACAGTCTACGTATTATTGAAGCACAAGAAGAAGAAAGAAAAAAACTATCAAGGGAAATCCATGATGGACCCGCTCAAATGATGGCCAATGTTCTACTTCGTTCTGATTTAATTGAAAGAACGTATCGTGAAAAAGGTGCAGATTCAGCTTTTCAGGAAATTACAGCGTTAAAAGAAATGGTGAGACAAGCACTTACTGAAGTAAGAAGAATCATTTACGATTTGCGGCCAATGACATTGGATGATTTAGGTTTGGTACCAACTTTAAAAAAATATATGGATACAATTGAAGAATATAACAACGGCATTCGTTTGAACTTTCTATCAAATGGAAAAGAGGAACGATTGCCTAATAATTATGAAACAGCTATTTTTCGACTCGTACAAGAAGGAATTTCGAACGCAATTCGTCACGGGAAATCGAGTGAAATTTCAGTAGAAATGAAATGGTTGAAAGACCAAGTAGATATTAATGTAACCGATAACGGCACTGGTTTTGATCAAGAAATTGTGAAACATCAGTCGTTCGGATTGGTGGGCATGAAAGAACGAATTGAATTGGTTGAAGGCAACTTTTTAATTAACTCTTCACCAGGCAATGGGACTGTGTTGATGTTTCATATACCATTTAAGAAGGGTATGTAA
- a CDS encoding general stress protein → MSGHKKVVAVVFSETDLQKKLQELKNNGYKEQDFHIMAKDTGHFKDYGFDRTEVDTFTDKFKGFVSGDSGVYEGVKSLNLSDEETERYTADLAKGGILLYEDEDEKTIMDEITNHEIDSSPETPTANQRKQFINSVDNNFDEQEDRFEHGESFAQDPTLIKEEHHNSFTTEQKPEIEKIRGGSSEAEKHSQSNKKYK, encoded by the coding sequence ATGAGTGGACATAAAAAGGTAGTAGCAGTGGTTTTTTCAGAAACTGATTTACAAAAAAAACTACAAGAGTTAAAGAACAATGGTTACAAAGAGCAAGATTTTCATATCATGGCAAAAGATACTGGACATTTTAAAGACTATGGATTTGATCGCACGGAAGTAGATACTTTTACTGATAAATTTAAAGGGTTTGTTTCAGGAGATAGTGGTGTATACGAAGGTGTAAAATCATTAAACCTTTCTGATGAAGAAACAGAACGTTATACTGCTGACCTCGCAAAAGGAGGAATTCTTTTGTATGAAGATGAAGACGAGAAAACAATTATGGACGAAATCACTAATCATGAGATTGATTCTTCGCCAGAAACGCCTACCGCTAATCAAAGAAAACAATTTATCAATTCGGTTGATAATAATTTTGATGAACAAGAAGACCGTTTTGAACATGGAGAATCATTTGCGCAAGATCCTACTTTAATAAAAGAAGAACATCATAACTCTTTTACTACTGAGCAAAAACCAGAAATTGAAAAAATTCGTGGTGGATCTAGTGAAGCAGAAAAACACAGCCAAAGTAATAAAAAGTACAAATGA
- the brnQ gene encoding branched-chain amino acid transport system II carrier protein: MTEKTLTKTDILTLGLMLFALFLGAGNIIFPPYLGQLAGDQLAIAIIGFLLTGVGLPLLGILAIAKGGGDLQSIAGRVHPVFGIIFTLIVYLAIGPFFGIPRTATVAFEIGIAPFLSTSASESIWSLAIFTILFFSITVLFAMNPTKLVDRIGKILTPLLIIVIGLLAVKSFLTPMGPIKSPIGNYDTQAFFESFLQGYLTMDAIAALVFGIVIIQSIRDKGVTNTNSILKATAYAGLIAAIALSVVYLSLSYIGATSVEAIGLQDNGGIIIAMAARVLYGDLGGIILSVAITFACLTTSIGLVSATAQFSTKIFPKISYIAYVLFFSIFSALISNIGLTQLISISLPVLLAIYPVAIVLVLLSFFDRVFDRKPFVYVIAFSLTAVVSIFDALRSAGISFKEVDSIFSYLPLFEQGIGWVVPAITGTLIGIVIARATN; this comes from the coding sequence ATGACAGAGAAAACGCTTACAAAAACAGACATTTTAACTCTGGGACTTATGCTATTCGCTTTGTTCTTAGGGGCTGGAAATATCATTTTCCCACCTTATTTAGGACAATTAGCAGGCGATCAATTAGCGATTGCCATAATTGGCTTTTTACTAACAGGAGTAGGTCTTCCACTGCTCGGAATTTTAGCGATTGCTAAAGGTGGCGGAGATCTTCAATCTATCGCTGGACGTGTACACCCCGTTTTCGGTATCATTTTCACACTGATTGTTTATTTAGCAATAGGTCCTTTTTTTGGAATTCCTCGAACCGCAACAGTTGCTTTTGAAATCGGCATTGCGCCTTTTTTATCAACGAGTGCTAGTGAATCAATTTGGTCACTGGCTATTTTCACCATCCTCTTTTTCAGTATCACTGTTTTATTTGCGATGAATCCAACAAAGTTAGTCGATCGAATCGGCAAAATTTTAACACCCTTACTGATTATCGTGATTGGTTTATTGGCAGTAAAAAGCTTTTTGACACCCATGGGTCCAATAAAATCACCGATTGGGAATTATGATACGCAAGCGTTTTTCGAAAGTTTCTTACAAGGTTACTTGACAATGGATGCCATTGCAGCATTGGTCTTTGGCATTGTGATTATTCAATCTATTCGAGATAAAGGTGTTACAAATACGAACTCCATTTTAAAAGCTACTGCCTATGCTGGATTGATTGCTGCGATTGCATTATCTGTCGTTTATCTATCATTAAGTTATATTGGCGCTACAAGTGTTGAAGCAATTGGCTTGCAGGATAATGGCGGTATCATTATTGCAATGGCCGCTCGTGTGCTGTATGGGGATCTGGGTGGCATTATCTTGTCTGTTGCTATTACTTTTGCATGTTTAACCACTTCTATTGGTCTTGTATCTGCTACGGCGCAATTTTCAACTAAAATTTTCCCGAAAATTTCTTATATTGCATACGTTTTATTTTTTTCGATTTTTTCAGCTTTGATTTCAAATATTGGGTTAACACAATTAATCTCTATTTCATTACCAGTTTTGCTAGCAATTTACCCTGTTGCAATCGTTCTTGTACTTTTATCGTTTTTTGACCGTGTGTTTGATCGCAAACCATTTGTTTATGTGATTGCCTTTTCGCTAACTGCGGTAGTCAGTATTTTCGATGCATTGCGCTCAGCAGGTATATCTTTTAAGGAAGTAGATTCCATTTTCAGTTACCTCCCTCTTTTCGAGCAAGGAATTGGCTGGGTAGTTCCTGCTATTACCGGAACATTAATCGGCATTGTCATCGCGCGCGCTACTAACTAA
- a CDS encoding gamma-glutamyl-gamma-aminobutyrate hydrolase family protein yields MKKENKPVIGITARVEENLNYTLDSVYSNAVLKAGGLPLIVPIVDKEDIPLLCERLDGLIVIGGGDINPTLYGEEPHLRLGTVYPGGDEYEKELILKFLELDKPFIGMCRGLQMFNIAMGGTNYQDLESQFEGELYQHKQKAMRTHRTHSVTLEEDSLLYEIMQEKKFNVNSFHHQGVKDVSEKLTVAAHAADGLVEALESRNHQFAIGIQWHPEEFALQGDKASINIFDRFVKECLVDKKQNQ; encoded by the coding sequence ATGAAAAAAGAAAATAAGCCGGTAATTGGCATCACAGCACGCGTTGAAGAAAACCTGAACTATACATTAGATTCTGTTTACAGTAATGCCGTTCTTAAAGCAGGAGGCTTACCATTAATTGTGCCGATTGTAGATAAAGAAGACATTCCATTACTATGCGAGCGGTTGGATGGATTAATTGTTATAGGCGGAGGAGATATTAATCCTACATTATATGGAGAAGAGCCTCATTTGCGTCTAGGTACAGTTTATCCAGGAGGCGATGAATATGAAAAAGAACTTATTTTGAAGTTTCTTGAGTTAGACAAGCCATTTATTGGGATGTGCCGTGGTTTGCAAATGTTTAACATTGCGATGGGAGGAACAAACTATCAAGATTTAGAATCTCAGTTTGAAGGAGAACTTTATCAACATAAGCAAAAAGCTATGAGAACTCATCGTACGCATTCAGTCACATTAGAAGAAGATAGCTTGCTATATGAAATTATGCAAGAGAAAAAATTCAATGTAAACTCGTTTCACCACCAAGGCGTAAAAGATGTTTCTGAGAAACTGACTGTGGCTGCACACGCCGCTGATGGACTCGTGGAAGCGCTAGAAAGCAGAAATCATCAATTTGCGATAGGCATTCAATGGCACCCAGAAGAGTTTGCCCTTCAAGGAGACAAAGCTTCAATAAACATCTTTGATCGCTTTGTTAAAGAATGCTTAGTGGATAAAAAGCAAAATCAATAA
- a CDS encoding CsbD family protein: MSDSNGFSDKIKGAVNKGKGELKDQVGNATNDTNKQAEGKMDKAKGNIQDKVGDFKNKDNK; the protein is encoded by the coding sequence ATGAGCGATAGCAATGGATTTTCTGACAAAATTAAAGGTGCAGTAAACAAAGGCAAAGGCGAACTAAAAGATCAAGTAGGCAACGCTACAAATGATACAAATAAACAAGCTGAAGGCAAAATGGATAAAGCAAAAGGAAATATTCAAGATAAAGTTGGCGATTTCAAAAACAAAGACAATAAATAA
- a CDS encoding helix-turn-helix domain-containing protein, translating to MEATIIVLGDLFSSYFSDSTRQVENNSPIWLTEVLPLQKERRAVMDTGMRLKYHRLKQKISLEEFSSGILSPRELKKIESGIKDPALKELEALCKKLDIPLAPKDNPIGKVLVKNFKNSLLHPQNKAQIMEQYNDIQGHPLLNADEDVELEYSIQQIRYYIITGDLDSAEDKIKEMDRFREFMSQEQFYLFHKYNGNYNYILNDFEKSLKTYLVAEKIAPPSISASELGDLYYSIGIASTKCRETEMAYKYTEMALKIYQQEFIPKRIVECHLNIAITHQHFGNFRMSMQHYKNALTIGNKLEIDILRFTTEYNIGYAYFLYQNYEPAITHTENSLDYIHPEYPADILISYCVLIKCNYELGRIAVAKEWLRKGLDIVENKKISINSPTNKAFKEAYIEFICLDHLVNKNFVEFENFILNKLLPSLENTRNFFEMGYFLSHLADVYYQQERYKESAMYMSKAKYAYKNTTILY from the coding sequence GTGGAGGCGACAATTATCGTACTTGGCGATCTATTTTCTTCATACTTTTCGGACAGTACTAGACAGGTAGAAAACAACTCTCCTATATGGTTAACAGAGGTACTGCCCCTGCAAAAGGAAAGGAGAGCAGTAATGGACACGGGAATGCGCTTGAAATATCATCGATTGAAACAAAAAATCAGTTTAGAAGAATTCTCCTCTGGCATACTCTCTCCACGAGAATTAAAGAAAATTGAAAGTGGCATTAAAGATCCCGCATTAAAAGAGTTAGAAGCTTTGTGCAAAAAGCTAGACATTCCTTTAGCCCCTAAAGATAATCCAATTGGAAAAGTTCTGGTAAAGAACTTCAAAAATTCTTTATTGCACCCGCAAAACAAAGCCCAAATTATGGAGCAATATAACGATATCCAAGGACATCCTTTACTGAACGCTGATGAAGACGTCGAGTTAGAGTACAGCATCCAACAAATCAGGTATTACATCATCACTGGTGATTTGGATAGTGCCGAAGACAAAATCAAAGAAATGGATCGATTTAGAGAATTTATGAGTCAAGAGCAGTTTTACTTATTTCATAAGTACAACGGGAATTACAATTATATTCTTAATGACTTTGAGAAATCACTAAAAACCTATCTCGTCGCTGAAAAAATAGCTCCACCCTCTATCTCTGCTTCAGAACTTGGAGATCTTTATTATTCAATTGGAATTGCTAGTACTAAATGCCGAGAAACCGAAATGGCTTATAAGTATACAGAGATGGCCTTAAAGATTTACCAGCAGGAATTTATTCCAAAACGTATTGTGGAATGTCATTTGAATATTGCTATTACTCATCAGCATTTTGGCAATTTTCGCATGTCGATGCAACACTACAAAAATGCTTTAACTATTGGAAATAAATTAGAAATTGATATTTTACGCTTTACGACAGAATACAATATAGGATACGCTTACTTTTTGTATCAAAATTATGAACCAGCCATTACTCATACTGAAAATTCACTAGATTATATACATCCCGAGTATCCTGCCGACATCCTCATAAGCTATTGTGTTTTAATAAAATGCAATTATGAGCTTGGTCGTATTGCAGTCGCAAAAGAGTGGTTGAGAAAAGGATTAGATATAGTTGAAAACAAAAAGATAAGTATAAACTCACCAACTAATAAAGCTTTTAAAGAAGCATATATCGAATTTATATGTCTGGATCATTTAGTAAATAAAAACTTTGTGGAATTTGAAAATTTTATTTTAAATAAATTGCTTCCAAGCTTAGAGAACACAAGAAATTTCTTTGAGATGGGTTACTTTTTAAGTCATTTAGCTGATGTTTATTACCAACAAGAAAGATACAAAGAGTCAGCAATGTACATGAGCAAAGCAAAATATGCATATAAAAATACAACTATTTTATATTAG